The sequence GTAACCTTCGTCATCTTCAGAGTAGAAAATGTTTATATGGTAATCTCTCATTTGTCCTCCTCCAGTCTTAAGCTGTGGCGTTCGATCAACTTTAGAAATTGGCGCATCTGGTATGGTTTCGCTTGCCCTTTCACCTCTTGGAGATTGACAAGCTCCGGAATGTCAGGATGCACGAAAATGTGGTGGCTGCCATCAGTCCGAGAAAGC comes from Syntrophobacterales bacterium and encodes:
- a CDS encoding type II toxin-antitoxin system HicA family toxin, which codes for MATKYKILQKILAGSKNIRFSDMIELVEGFGFRLSRTDGSHHIFVHPDIPELVNLQEVKGQAKPYQMRQFLKLIERHSLRLEEDK